From the genome of Mycoplasma anserisalpingitidis, one region includes:
- the ruvA gene encoding Holliday junction branch migration protein RuvA — MILYKIGEIMHINAQNIIFESKGDGYSLIVPNSGRFSNNQKVKLFIYEYKSDYSTQTYAFKDYMERVLFVDLISLTGIGPRIAMNLLDNNWEKIANYIALSDAESLSKIPYVQEKQAKLIVVNLQSKWNKIILKNKDITKSTNEISNINDVVSSLKIMGFKEKQINEAISKIDNKGNVEEMIQKSIELISKQMNENRVTTK; from the coding sequence ATGATACTTTATAAAATTGGTGAAATAATGCATATAAATGCACAGAACATAATATTTGAATCTAAAGGAGATGGATATTCTTTAATAGTGCCAAATTCAGGCAGATTTAGTAACAATCAGAAAGTTAAATTATTTATATATGAATATAAAAGTGATTATAGCACTCAAACTTATGCTTTTAAGGACTATATGGAAAGAGTTTTATTTGTTGATTTAATATCCTTAACTGGTATTGGACCTAGAATAGCAATGAATTTATTGGATAATAATTGGGAGAAAATTGCAAATTACATAGCTCTTTCTGATGCAGAATCACTTAGCAAAATTCCTTACGTTCAGGAAAAGCAAGCAAAATTAATAGTGGTAAATTTACAAAGCAAATGAAATAAGATCATACTAAAAAATAAAGATATTACTAAAAGCACAAATGAAATTTCTAACATAAATGACGTGGTGTCTTCATTAAAAATCATGGGATTTAAGGAAAAACAAATAAATGAAGCGATAAGCAAAATAGATAATAAAGGTAATGTTGAAGAAATGATTCAAAAAAGTATAGAATTAATTTCTAAACAAATGAATGAAAATAGAGTTACAACCAAGTAG
- a CDS encoding nucleotidyltransferase: MFNNKIKVGIIAEYNPFHNGHIFQINWIKKQFPNSKIIVALSKKYTQRGELAILSYRKRKKIAKSYGVSKVIPLNVMDTSQAAHIFAQRAIFKLNKQGINYLVFGCESSDINIFIECANLIKNNLDKYNFLVKKYLKEKGNSFPKATNLALQELSGRNIELPNDILANEYVKTIIFNNLDIIPLTHERTVNYHSLDVNDKFASATKIRDMFHNGEDFSKFTPVPRKWFIKKTIQNSYQKLQKIIRNSSPEKLRKYKMVDEGIENLFKKHIESSDYDSFVQKCVSKRYTSSRIKRTLLFILLKIKK, from the coding sequence ATGTTTAATAATAAAATCAAAGTGGGAATAATTGCAGAGTATAATCCATTTCACAATGGTCATATATTTCAAATAAATTGAATAAAAAAACAATTTCCAAATTCAAAAATTATTGTTGCATTGAGTAAAAAATATACTCAAAGAGGTGAATTAGCAATCCTTTCTTATAGAAAAAGAAAGAAAATAGCCAAAAGTTATGGTGTATCAAAAGTTATTCCATTAAATGTTATGGATACCTCTCAAGCGGCTCATATTTTTGCACAGCGAGCAATATTTAAGCTAAACAAACAAGGAATCAATTATTTAGTTTTTGGTTGTGAAAGTAGTGATATTAATATTTTTATTGAATGTGCTAATTTAATTAAGAATAATTTAGATAAATATAATTTTTTAGTTAAAAAATATTTAAAAGAAAAGGGCAATTCGTTTCCTAAGGCAACAAATTTAGCATTACAAGAATTATCTGGCAGAAATATTGAACTTCCTAATGATATTTTAGCTAATGAATATGTTAAAACTATTATTTTTAATAATTTAGATATTATTCCTTTAACTCATGAACGCACCGTTAATTATCACTCATTAGATGTTAATGATAAGTTTGCAAGTGCAACAAAAATTAGAGATATGTTCCATAATGGTGAAGATTTTTCTAAATTTACTCCAGTACCACGAAAATGATTTATTAAAAAAACAATTCAAAATTCATATCAAAAATTACAAAAAATAATAAGAAATTCGTCTCCTGAAAAACTTAGAAAGTACAAAATGGTTGATGAGGGAATTGAAAATTTATTCAAAAAACATATTGAAAGTTCCGATTATGATTCCTTTGTTCAAAAATGCGTTTCAAAGCGTTACACAAGCAGCAGAATCAAAAGAACATTATTATTTATTTTACTTAAAATAAAGAAGTAA
- a CDS encoding glycosyltransferase family 2 protein, translated as MIIKDKFNTSFRPLVSILIPTYNITKYFNDTLKSINNQTYKNIEVIISDDNSKEFFYNKLIKTTEKFPNLNIKIYHQQENKGVAFARDFLVEKANGEYIFFLDDDDRIYSRNTIWNIVSDLKPDTEIYAGNFVFAFDTIPYHSNRSNYVNYSIYNSSKKLNDSVNYYLEKITFTWGNLFKKDFLIKHNIRFNDSGLRIFEDIATLGKIFFLSSKFQHTNKPTVRYLRRRNSLSNLSIEKFNQKMEFLEHAYKINIQQISEILQKENNPNSKEIITKLHDAKFIEFLNLLTQHYLKSSKVKRNRGIVDKYISDNILRIKNEVFQYAKLKFFSKNMYYLPIFNKIKKILNEK; from the coding sequence ATGATAATAAAAGATAAATTTAATACATCTTTTCGACCATTAGTAAGTATTTTGATACCTACATATAATATAACTAAATATTTTAATGATACTTTAAAATCTATAAATAATCAAACTTATAAAAACATAGAAGTTATTATTAGTGATGATAATTCAAAAGAGTTTTTTTACAATAAACTAATTAAGACAACTGAAAAATTTCCAAACTTAAATATCAAAATTTATCATCAACAAGAAAATAAAGGAGTTGCTTTCGCAAGAGATTTTTTAGTTGAAAAAGCAAACGGTGAATACATCTTTTTTCTTGATGATGATGATCGAATTTATTCAAGAAATACTATTTGAAATATAGTATCAGACTTAAAACCAGACACTGAAATATATGCTGGTAATTTTGTGTTTGCTTTTGATACAATACCTTATCATTCAAACAGAAGTAATTATGTAAACTATTCAATTTATAATTCATCAAAGAAATTAAATGATTCTGTAAACTATTATTTGGAAAAAATTACTTTTACTTGGGGAAATTTATTTAAAAAGGATTTTTTAATAAAACACAACATTAGATTTAATGATTCTGGACTTAGGATCTTTGAGGATATAGCTACACTAGGAAAAATCTTCTTCTTGTCTTCAAAGTTTCAACATACAAACAAGCCAACTGTAAGATATTTAAGAAGAAGAAATAGTTTATCAAATCTTAGTATTGAAAAATTTAATCAAAAAATGGAATTTTTAGAACATGCTTATAAAATAAACATTCAGCAAATAAGTGAAATATTACAAAAAGAAAATAACCCCAATTCAAAGGAAATAATAACTAAGTTGCACGATGCAAAATTCATCGAATTCCTTAATTTACTTACACAACATTATCTTAAAAGCAGTAAAGTAAAAAGAAATAGAGGTATTGTTGATAAATACATTTCAGATAATATTTTAAGAATTAAGAATGAAGTTTTTCAATATGCAAAACTTAAGTTTTTCTCTAAAAATATGTACTATTTACCAATTTTTAATAAAATTAAGAAAATTCTTAATGAGAAATAA
- a CDS encoding metallophosphoesterase family protein: protein MNETIEILCMSDIHGNHRKAEEILKNEQYDISFFSGDSELSDSWIKKHFNFAVCGNNDFLSSLDSVVEVTISDFKFVLTHGHEFGNYNTLMDYQKLRSAFLKYKNSDLIIYGHTHFPKYFESKENYPAFINPGSITYPRFGSTFSYAKVKIDIKNKLILSVEFKNF from the coding sequence ATGAATGAAACAATTGAAATTTTATGCATGTCAGATATTCACGGGAATCATCGTAAAGCTGAAGAAATATTAAAAAATGAACAATATGATATCTCCTTTTTTAGTGGAGATAGCGAATTAAGTGATAGCTGAATTAAAAAACATTTTAATTTTGCTGTATGTGGAAATAATGATTTTTTAAGCTCATTAGATAGTGTGGTTGAAGTTACAATTTCAGACTTTAAATTTGTGTTAACTCACGGTCATGAATTTGGAAATTATAATACTTTAATGGATTATCAAAAATTAAGATCCGCCTTCTTAAAATATAAAAATAGTGATTTGATTATTTATGGACATACTCATTTCCCAAAATATTTTGAATCTAAAGAAAACTATCCAGCATTTATAAACCCAGGAAGTATAACTTATCCACGTTTTGGTAGCACTTTTAGTTATGCTAAAGTTAAAATAGATATTAAAAATAAATTGATTTTGAGTGTGGAATTTAAGAATTTTTAG
- the rpsG gene encoding 30S ribosomal protein S7, with protein sequence MSRKKSAPIREVLADPVFNSVLITKLINTIMLDGKKSIAQDILYSAFEIVKEKTQKDPMEVFLTAVENITPQLEIRTRRIGGTNYQVPTEVSPRRKQTLSLRWLVQYARLRNEKTMDVRLANEIIDASNKTGGAIKKREDTHKMAEANRAFAHFRW encoded by the coding sequence ATGTCAAGAAAGAAAAGTGCACCTATAAGAGAAGTTCTTGCAGATCCAGTTTTTAACTCAGTTTTAATTACAAAGTTAATTAATACTATTATGTTAGATGGTAAAAAATCAATCGCTCAAGACATTTTATACTCAGCATTTGAAATTGTTAAAGAAAAAACTCAAAAAGATCCAATGGAAGTTTTCTTAACAGCTGTGGAAAACATTACTCCACAATTAGAAATTAGAACAAGAAGAATCGGGGGAACAAACTACCAAGTTCCTACTGAAGTTTCTCCTCGTAGAAAACAAACACTTTCATTAAGATGATTAGTTCAATATGCTCGTCTTAGAAATGAAAAAACAATGGATGTTCGTTTAGCTAACGAAATCATCGACGCATCAAATAAAACAGGTGGAGCTATCAAAAAACGTGAAGATACACACAAAATGGCTGAAGCCAACCGTGCTTTCGCTCACTTTAGATGATAG
- the rpmF gene encoding 50S ribosomal protein L32, whose protein sequence is MAIVPKRKTSKQRKHKRRTHDALTTPNLVACSNCTQLIEQHCVCRFCGFYKGKKVEGFTPINN, encoded by the coding sequence ATGGCTATTGTACCAAAACGTAAAACATCTAAACAACGTAAACACAAGAGAAGAACCCACGATGCGCTAACAACACCTAACCTTGTTGCATGCTCAAATTGTACTCAATTGATCGAACAACACTGTGTATGCAGATTCTGTGGTTTCTACAAAGGAAAAAAAGTTGAAGGTTTTACACCAATCAACAATTAA
- the rpsL gene encoding 30S ribosomal protein S12 has product MPTINQLVTNGRESKIKKQNAPALSVTYNTLIKKAKKMASPFKRGVCTRVATMTPKKPNSALRKYARVKLSNGMEVTAYIPGEGHNLQEHSVVLIRGGRVKDLPGVRYHIVRGTQDAAGVNKRMQGRSLYGTKKPKA; this is encoded by the coding sequence ATGCCTACAATTAACCAATTGGTTACAAATGGACGTGAATCAAAAATTAAGAAACAAAACGCTCCTGCTTTAAGTGTAACCTACAACACATTAATTAAAAAAGCTAAAAAAATGGCTTCTCCATTCAAACGTGGTGTATGTACTCGTGTTGCTACAATGACACCTAAAAAACCTAACTCAGCATTACGTAAATATGCTCGTGTTAAATTATCAAACGGAATGGAAGTTACTGCATATATTCCAGGAGAAGGACACAACTTACAAGAACACTCAGTTGTTTTAATCCGTGGAGGACGTGTTAAAGACTTACCTGGGGTTAGATACCACATTGTTCGTGGAACTCAAGATGCTGCTGGTGTAAACAAACGTATGCAAGGTCGTAGTTTATACGGTACTAAAAAACCTAAAGCATAA
- a CDS encoding FAD-dependent oxidoreductase, protein MKILVVGANHAGTSFLRTLKTVNPNAEVVAYDRNTNTSFLGCGIAIWVGGAFSDPSALFYSSPEILRNQYGVDLKTNHEVIKIDRTSKSVVVRDNQSGNEFTDSYDKLVFAGGTWPIEPAFKGREYKNILLSKLFQHAEEIVEKANDKKVKNVVVVGAGYIGVELVEAFHQKGKNVTLIDLQERVIPNYFDEEFTHEMEQRMEKSGVKLALGQKVVEFTSKDGVNVSSVVTDKDQFKADLVILCIGFKPRTDALTDVEKLPNGAIKVDEFQRSISDKDIYAIGDSCALKNCVTNDYSHVALATNAVKSGLVAALDLAGLHVPFPGVAGTNAINVFDCHYASTGFTKQTAVAAGLKADNIGEEYWMDNDRCEFVGHYSKVAMKITYEKDSLRLLGVQIGSWEKDIHVEVVYMFALAIQRRMTLPEIALTDVFFLPHFNKPFNFFLMPMLNALGIKYKA, encoded by the coding sequence ATGAAAATTTTAGTTGTAGGTGCTAACCACGCTGGAACATCTTTTTTAAGAACTCTTAAAACTGTTAATCCAAATGCCGAAGTTGTAGCATATGACAGAAATACTAATACATCATTTTTAGGATGTGGAATTGCAATTTGAGTAGGTGGAGCTTTTAGCGACCCTTCTGCTTTATTTTACTCTTCACCAGAAATTTTAAGAAATCAATACGGTGTAGATTTAAAAACAAACCATGAAGTTATTAAAATTGATAGAACTTCAAAATCTGTTGTTGTAAGAGACAACCAAAGCGGTAATGAATTTACTGATTCTTACGATAAATTAGTGTTTGCTGGTGGTACATGACCAATCGAACCAGCTTTCAAAGGGCGTGAATACAAAAACATTTTATTATCAAAACTTTTCCAACATGCTGAAGAAATTGTTGAAAAAGCAAATGACAAAAAAGTTAAAAATGTTGTAGTTGTTGGTGCTGGATACATTGGTGTTGAATTAGTTGAAGCATTCCATCAAAAAGGTAAAAATGTAACATTAATTGACTTACAAGAAAGAGTTATTCCTAACTACTTTGATGAAGAATTCACACATGAAATGGAACAAAGAATGGAAAAATCTGGTGTTAAATTAGCACTAGGTCAAAAAGTTGTTGAATTTACTTCAAAAGATGGGGTTAATGTTTCATCTGTTGTTACAGATAAAGATCAATTCAAAGCTGATTTAGTAATTTTATGTATTGGATTTAAACCTAGAACCGATGCTCTAACTGATGTTGAAAAATTACCAAATGGAGCCATTAAAGTTGATGAGTTCCAACGTTCAATTTCAGATAAAGATATTTATGCTATTGGTGACTCATGTGCACTTAAAAACTGTGTAACAAATGACTATTCACACGTTGCTTTAGCAACAAATGCCGTTAAATCAGGATTAGTTGCTGCTTTAGATTTAGCTGGTCTTCACGTTCCATTCCCTGGTGTAGCCGGAACAAATGCTATTAATGTGTTTGACTGTCACTACGCTTCAACAGGATTTACAAAACAAACAGCTGTTGCTGCTGGTTTAAAAGCTGATAATATTGGTGAAGAATATTGAATGGATAATGACCGTTGTGAATTCGTTGGACACTACAGTAAAGTTGCAATGAAGATTACTTATGAAAAAGATTCATTAAGACTTCTTGGAGTTCAAATTGGTTCATGAGAAAAAGACATTCACGTTGAAGTTGTTTATATGTTTGCTTTAGCAATTCAAAGAAGAATGACTCTTCCAGAAATTGCTCTAACAGATGTATTCTTCTTACCACACTTCAATAAACCATTCAACTTCTTCTTAATGCCTATGTTAAATGCATTAGGAATCAAATATAAAGCTTAA
- the ruvB gene encoding Holliday junction branch migration DNA helicase RuvB — protein MKIELQPSSFDEFIGQNNVKNTIKTMIDSSLRQGINLDHMLFHGIPGTGKTSLAGIIANELNRQIHYVQASNLEKKSDLITILTCLNEGDILFIDEIHSLNSIIEESLYNAMEYFVFDLIIGVDASARTMRMNLKKFTLIGATTKFNMISKPFKERFGYIARFNNYTKKELCKIIRNSADKLQIEINDEEIFQISSFSNFTPRIANNLLKRCNDFRISLNKEVIDQETVRKTFYNLDLYKLGLGKEHVDYLKMLRENFNDKWVSLDTIANLMSIPKENILMNIEPLLLMHGLLIKSSRGRKISSYGIDYLLDL, from the coding sequence ATGAAAATAGAGTTACAACCAAGTAGTTTTGATGAATTTATTGGTCAAAATAATGTAAAAAATACTATAAAAACTATGATTGATAGTTCATTGAGACAAGGAATTAATCTTGATCATATGTTATTCCATGGAATCCCAGGTACAGGTAAAACATCATTAGCGGGTATAATTGCGAATGAGTTAAATAGACAAATTCATTATGTTCAAGCTTCAAACTTAGAGAAAAAATCGGATTTAATAACTATTTTGACTTGTTTAAATGAAGGTGATATTTTGTTTATAGATGAGATACATTCATTAAATTCAATAATCGAAGAGTCATTGTATAATGCAATGGAATATTTTGTTTTTGACTTAATAATAGGAGTGGACGCAAGTGCGAGAACCATGAGAATGAATCTAAAAAAATTTACTTTAATAGGTGCAACAACAAAATTTAACATGATTTCAAAACCGTTTAAAGAACGCTTTGGTTATATTGCCCGTTTTAATAACTACACTAAAAAAGAACTTTGCAAAATTATAAGAAATAGTGCTGATAAATTACAAATAGAAATTAATGATGAAGAGATATTTCAAATTTCATCATTTTCTAACTTCACTCCAAGAATTGCAAATAACTTATTAAAAAGATGTAATGATTTCAGAATCTCACTTAATAAGGAAGTTATAGATCAAGAAACAGTAAGAAAAACTTTTTATAATTTAGACCTATATAAATTAGGTTTAGGTAAAGAACATGTAGATTATCTTAAAATGCTGAGAGAGAATTTTAATGATAAATGAGTTTCACTTGATACTATCGCAAATCTGATGAGCATACCTAAGGAAAATATCCTAATGAATATTGAACCACTTTTACTAATGCATGGACTATTGATTAAAAGTTCTAGAGGAAGAAAAATTAGTTCATATGGAATTGATTATTTGTTGGATCTTTAA
- the fusA gene encoding elongation factor G: MAREFDLKDYRNIGIMAHIDAGKTTTTERILFHTGKIHKIGETHDGASQMDWMAQEQERGITITSAATTAFWKGKRINIIDTPGHVDFTVEVERSLRVLDGAVAVLDAQSGVEPQTETVWRQATNYKVPRIVYVNKMDKAGADFAAAVKSVKTRLGGNAVAIQWPIGQESDFKGMVDLVTRKAFTYNGEAIEEEHEIEIPEELKDIVEIKRQELLEAVANFDEDLMMLVLDGAEVDEETFKQAIRKATLTSEFFPAVCGTSFKNKGVKKMIDAVVDYLPSPIDIPAIKAEYEDKQVNVESTDDGEFAALAFKVMTDPYVGTLTFFRVYRGVLNKGTYVYNSTKGEKERIGRILQMHANSRVEIDECRAGDIAAAVGLKFTTTGDTLLSEKSEKIVLEKMVFPEPVISQALEPESKAATEKLSLGLQKLAAEDPTFRTYTDEETGQTIIAGMGELHLDIIVDRLKREFGVQAKVGAPQVSYRETITKTAEVEGKHIKQSGGKGQYGHVWLKFEPNPDGGFEFVDKIVGGKIPKEYIKPIQKGLEEKMAAGILAGYPMIDIKATLFDGSYHDVDSSEMAYKIAASKALTKAKDAIGTVLLEPIMDVSVVVPSDYIGDVIGDLSRRRGLVNDQEQRNDGATIVKAAVPLSEMFGYSTDLRSMTSGRGTYQMQFDHYEKTPKNISDEIIKRRNIQSKDED; encoded by the coding sequence ATGGCTAGAGAATTTGACTTAAAAGATTACCGTAACATCGGTATTATGGCCCACATTGATGCAGGAAAAACTACAACAACAGAAAGAATTTTATTCCACACAGGTAAAATTCACAAAATTGGTGAAACACACGACGGAGCCAGCCAAATGGACTGAATGGCTCAAGAACAAGAACGTGGTATCACAATTACATCGGCTGCTACAACAGCTTTCTGAAAAGGAAAAAGAATTAACATTATTGATACACCAGGGCACGTTGACTTTACTGTTGAAGTTGAACGTTCATTACGTGTATTGGATGGTGCTGTAGCGGTTTTAGATGCTCAATCAGGAGTTGAACCTCAAACTGAAACAGTTTGAAGACAAGCTACAAACTACAAAGTTCCACGTATTGTTTACGTTAACAAAATGGATAAAGCTGGTGCAGACTTTGCTGCTGCAGTTAAATCAGTTAAAACACGTTTAGGTGGAAATGCAGTTGCTATTCAATGACCTATTGGTCAAGAATCTGACTTCAAAGGAATGGTTGATTTAGTAACAAGAAAAGCTTTCACATATAATGGGGAAGCTATTGAAGAAGAACATGAAATCGAAATTCCAGAAGAATTAAAAGACATCGTTGAAATCAAACGTCAAGAATTACTTGAAGCTGTTGCAAACTTTGATGAAGACCTTATGATGTTAGTGTTAGACGGTGCTGAAGTTGATGAAGAAACATTCAAACAAGCTATCCGTAAAGCTACATTAACAAGTGAATTCTTCCCAGCTGTTTGTGGAACTTCATTCAAAAACAAAGGTGTTAAGAAAATGATCGACGCTGTTGTTGATTACTTACCATCACCTATTGATATCCCTGCTATTAAAGCAGAATATGAGGACAAACAAGTTAATGTCGAATCAACAGATGATGGTGAGTTTGCTGCTTTAGCATTTAAAGTTATGACAGACCCTTATGTTGGTACTTTAACTTTCTTCCGTGTTTACCGTGGAGTTTTAAATAAAGGTACATATGTTTATAACTCAACAAAAGGTGAAAAAGAACGTATTGGACGTATCTTACAAATGCACGCAAACAGTCGTGTTGAAATAGATGAATGTCGTGCTGGAGATATTGCTGCTGCTGTTGGACTTAAGTTTACAACAACTGGAGATACATTACTTTCAGAAAAATCAGAAAAAATCGTTCTTGAAAAAATGGTATTCCCAGAACCAGTTATTTCACAAGCTCTTGAACCAGAATCAAAAGCAGCCACAGAAAAATTATCATTAGGATTACAAAAATTAGCTGCTGAAGACCCAACATTCAGAACATACACTGATGAAGAAACAGGACAAACAATTATTGCCGGAATGGGTGAATTACATCTAGATATTATTGTTGATCGTCTTAAACGTGAATTTGGTGTTCAAGCCAAAGTTGGAGCACCTCAAGTTTCATACCGTGAAACAATCACAAAAACAGCAGAAGTTGAAGGAAAACACATCAAACAATCTGGTGGTAAAGGACAATATGGTCACGTTTGACTTAAATTTGAACCTAACCCAGATGGTGGATTTGAATTCGTTGATAAAATTGTTGGTGGTAAAATTCCTAAAGAATATATCAAACCAATTCAAAAAGGTCTTGAAGAAAAAATGGCTGCTGGTATTTTAGCTGGTTACCCTATGATTGATATTAAAGCTACATTATTCGATGGATCATACCATGACGTTGACTCATCTGAAATGGCTTATAAAATCGCTGCATCTAAAGCTCTTACAAAAGCTAAAGATGCAATTGGAACAGTATTATTAGAACCTATTATGGATGTTTCAGTAGTTGTTCCAAGTGATTACATTGGAGATGTTATCGGAGACTTATCACGTCGTAGAGGACTTGTTAATGATCAAGAACAAAGAAATGATGGTGCTACAATTGTTAAAGCTGCAGTTCCTCTTTCAGAAATGTTCGGATACTCAACTGACTTACGTAGTATGACAAGTGGACGTGGAACATACCAAATGCAATTTGATCACTACGAAAAAACTCCAAAAAATATTTCTGATGAAATTATCAAACGTAGAAATATTCAATCAAAAGACGAAGATTAA
- a CDS encoding RluA family pseudouridine synthase, with translation MIKLEVTYKERIDKYISNNTEISRNDIKSLIEQRAVFINGTNVIKPKYIVREGQIIEIVKLLDKETDVKPKEMKINVIYEDDDLLVIDKPSDLVVHPAPGHTNDTLVNGLLYHFKNNLSNENGLLRPGIVHRIDKDTSGLLMIAKNNEIHKILTDEFKQHNIKRSYVAICEGVLSSNKIKLNLPIGRDPKNRQQMTVTSVNSKEAITHIELLKTFYYENKPLSLIKCELETGRTHQIRVHLAYIKNPVYGDPIYGNAVDNFNQRLHAYKLEFIHPITQKHIILYSNPPIQFNISEYNFEQLKENNKL, from the coding sequence ATGATTAAATTAGAAGTAACTTATAAAGAAAGAATTGATAAATATATCAGCAATAATACTGAAATTTCAAGAAATGATATTAAGTCTTTAATTGAACAAAGAGCAGTTTTTATTAATGGAACAAATGTCATCAAACCTAAATATATTGTTAGAGAAGGCCAAATAATTGAGATAGTTAAATTATTGGACAAAGAAACTGATGTTAAACCAAAAGAAATGAAAATTAATGTTATTTATGAAGATGATGATTTACTAGTTATAGACAAACCAAGTGATTTAGTTGTTCATCCAGCTCCTGGTCATACAAATGATACTCTTGTAAATGGACTTTTATATCACTTTAAAAATAATTTATCTAATGAAAATGGATTATTAAGACCAGGGATTGTTCATAGAATTGACAAAGACACTTCTGGTTTATTAATGATTGCTAAAAATAATGAGATTCATAAAATTTTAACTGATGAATTCAAACAACATAATATCAAGCGTTCATATGTAGCGATTTGCGAAGGTGTCCTTAGCTCAAACAAAATAAAATTAAATTTACCAATAGGGCGAGATCCAAAAAATAGACAACAAATGACGGTAACTTCAGTTAATTCAAAAGAGGCCATAACTCACATTGAATTATTAAAAACTTTTTATTATGAAAATAAACCATTATCACTTATAAAATGCGAACTTGAAACTGGTAGAACTCATCAAATTAGGGTGCATTTAGCTTATATTAAAAATCCAGTTTACGGTGATCCAATTTATGGGAATGCCGTAGATAATTTTAATCAAAGACTTCATGCCTACAAATTGGAATTTATACACCCTATAACTCAAAAACATATTATTTTATATAGTAATCCACCAATTCAATTTAATATTAGTGAGTACAATTTTGAACAATTAAAGGAAAATAATAAGCTATAA